In Capsicum annuum cultivar UCD-10X-F1 chromosome 8, UCD10Xv1.1, whole genome shotgun sequence, the genomic window TCAAAGCAGACCAAAGAAAAAGATTAGATGAAAGTGAAAGTACAACAAAGCATTCTGAGTAGTAACTACagcaaaataatacgataactGAAGTACAAGAAACAGCATATAACAAACTaaactactacaacaacaacatcatatccagtgtagtcccacaaagtagGATCTGGAGAGATATTATGTATGCAGACTTTACCTAACAATTCAAAGAGCCCAAAGAAAGAGAATAAACGGAAGTGAAAGCATAATTAAGCATTCTGAACAGTAGCCATAGAAAAATGATACGACAATTTGTAGTACAAGAAACAGCAGATAACAAACTAAACTAATAGTCTACtactacaataacaacatatccagtgtagtCTCACAAAGTGTCATCTAGGGAGGATATAGTCTACGCGGACTTTACCTAACAGTCCAAAGTAGCACAGGAAAAAAAATAAACGAAAGAAAAGCATAACTATAGAAAAAAAGGGCAtcccggtgcactaaaactccGGCTATGTGTAGGGTCTGGGAAAGGgttccaccacaagggtgtattgtgcgcagccttaccttgcatttctgcaagaggctgtttccaagacttgatagtaactttaccaattactccaacACTCCCCTTCTAAGCATTTTAAACAGTAACTACAATAAAATAACTGTAACCTCCTGATCACACGGCAgtaactttaccaattactccaaggctccccttctaaGCATTCTAAACAGTAACTACAACAAAATTATAAGATAAttgaagtacaagaaacaacagaTAATAAACTAAACTAACACGACATTTTGcaatcaaaatattataataatgaacaaaaaaaCAACTTACCAAGCTCGATTTCACTTTCTCAACAAACTCACTCTTCTTAATCCCTTCAAAAATTTCCACCGGATTCGACGAATTCGGACTCTTAACCTCTACTTCCATCTCCCTTAACCTATCCCTAAACGCCTTAATTGGTTCCCAATTCAATTCCCCAAATTGcccttcctcctcctcctccattCCCTTTTCCCTCACAATTCCATTCCTCATACCCGACAAATCAATTCGGAGCTTCCCTTTCCCTTTCGGAGCCCATTTAAAATCCGGTGACGAATATACCCTTCGTATTTCCGATAATTTCGGACGAAGCTTCTCGATTTCTGTAGTGGCAGTGGCtgtaatttttgggacaaaattCTCAAACTCTTTGGCGCGATTTTTAATCAGCTGTAAATCAGCGTCTGCTGATGAACGTACTTCTTCCCATCCTTTAGTTATCAACGAGAGCGCTTTCTCCGCCGTCATTGAAGACGTCGACGATGTCGTTTTCGTCTCCGGCGGCTTGAAATTcatcgttttttttttttgctaggGTTTTTGGGATTTTGCTGGAAaattttgatgaagaaaaaaaatgggtgGTTGAAATTAACGGCTATTGATGCTTCTGCAATGGTGGGATGACACGTAGGattgatttgatattgatagattTAGCGGGAGATGAAGTGGATGGATGGAAATTGATGACGTGGACTTGTGGATTGTGAATGGGCCCAAGTCTGAACTAGTTGGGTATGCGATTTGTGAAccgaatttaaattttaaacctTGTAAAGGGCTAGTGAGTATGGGTATGTCGAAACTGATGGATAGGAGTGCTTTGGTGTATCATTGTTAGTAATCGTAGGGCTTTATATATAGTTTAGAGCTTCTAGTTAGGATGTTTTGGGTGAGGTGTGTGTTTTCGATTAGATAGTGTATAGTAGTACAGTACTACtctgtgggtgtcttatttcgaTTATTTCATCTTATTTCGTGTTTTATTACGACATTGTTTACTGTCTCTTTGGCCTGAGCCGGGATTTATCGAAAATAATCTCTCCATTTATTCGGAGGTAGGAGTATGTTTTTAATAGTAGGGAAGAGtgctatgtttttatttatgcCTACAGTGTCTTGGGGCCtcgtattcgtggtgtttgtcaATATTTTCGTGTAGTTAGTTTACAATGTTACTTTGTGGATGTTTTGTTTCTTTTACTATATGGCGGTGTGATATCTCTTTTTTGTTGGTagcttttatgatttttgtttgatcaCATTTGTTATTTGTCCTGAGCCGAACGCCTATCGAAAACAGTATCTCTACTTCAGATGAGTTAGTGGTATGGACCGATAGATACACTTTACTCTCTCCAGACCGGACTTTGTGGGAATgcactggtatgttgttgttgtactttgagaaattagtTAAATATACCTCTCATCATACTTTAGGGTCAAATTTAACCCGATGTCATATTTTGAAACCAAATTTATtcctctactttaaaaaattggctaaatatatttttcatcatactttggggccaaatttaTCTTCGATGTCACACTTTGGGATCAAATTTGTTCTCgttgttaagaaatttttcacATGTATCTTTCCTTTAATATAAAACTCCAAATCAACATTAatgcatcatttttttaaaaataaaacactcTAATCTAACTTGTCCTATCCGACTCGAGCCACCAAAAAGGCACAAATAAATATACCCCCTCAGTTCTACTGATCAAATTTTTCCAACGAGATTAAGCCACTGAATATTTCTCGGTGCATAACTCTTGAAAACTGAATATGCATCGATGTTAACACAAACAAATATAATTCTTATGAATCTGCATCAGTGCAGAACTCATGAAAATTGTCACTTAGCAGTCTAAGTACAACAGATTAGGCccgctagatatttctctaaatGATTGAGTTATGATGTTTCCATATGTGTCAATCGTGATATCTCTTTCATTCttatgtttttatatataatttagatcAACATCATTTTTTCACTATGTCCTGATTCTAGAAGCTAGATGTACATAGAAttgtatatcaaattttgaaatttaaacacAATTGAACTATGAACAAAGTTTGTAATAGACATTTTCTCTAGTTTCATGCTTATgcattatttcatttcattttacaTTTGTTCATTTATAAACAACCTACCAGTATTACAAGTCgaaaaaaaagtatatttattCATTGAGAAATTTCAATCAACAAAATTGAGGGAAcgatatatttatttgtatattttttgtagGCCGGATCAGGCGAATTAAATTAGggtgtgttttattttaaaaaatgaatcatgTAACATTGATTTAGTTTTTTCtgttaaagaaaaagtacatCTGAAAAACTTCTTAACAACAAGAGtaaatttggccccaaagtatgacatcaaAGATAAATTTAGCCCTAAAGTGGatgtatatttagtcaattttccAAAGTAGAGAGGGTAAAtgtgaccccaaagtatgacaacaGTGGTAAATTTAAcctcaaattatgataaataatatattcagccaatttttaaaattaaagagataaatttgatcctttttccttttttaaaactcTCTTTCAGCCTCACCATCCAATCTCGACTAGAGTATATGATTTCGACTATTGACCTGAAATCCTACCCAATCTCCTAACTTGGCTCCCAACCAGGACTAAGTCAAGGGTGGATTCGAGTCAATATCCAGGTTGAAAGACGAAatttgaatcatgatcaggagtCGAGATTCAAGTTGGGATCAAGCTCCGACATTAGGAGTTCAATATCAAATCAAGAGCAAGAGTCTAGAGTCGAGTTGGATCCGGGGTCGAAATCAAGTATAATATCGAGGTGGAGAGTCGGGTTCGGGGGTCAAGTCCCAAATCAAAACGGGGATTTGAGAGTCACGATCGTGTTCAAAAATCAGGTCTCAAATTAGGGTCCAAGAGTCGAGTCTCTAGGTCGACGTCTTAGTCAGGAGTCGGAGTCAGGATTCTCGATAAAATATACCCTTTACtttatatagaaattttattttaaaacataaaatatgtaCCCCTACTTTGACATGTTTGCTTAATAACTAAGTCAAGTAATTTGGATAAGGCATAAGGGTAATTCCGTCATTTCACTTCGTCCATAGAAATGCGTACCGTAAAAAGCAAATCCTCACACACGAAAGATACGCGTCTTTTTTGCGtttatcaattaaataaaataggcAAAAACCATTGTTCTTCATCAATTTTTACTTCATTTTTAGCACTAAATCTTCATCATATTCTTCtgttaattcaaaaataatatgggGCTGCTTTCTAATAGGTAATCTgaattttttgcaatttttttctaattttttgatgtttttttaaaattttttgctgatttattttaattatttttggtgatttgtGTGAAATGATGATGAACAGAATTGATAGGAGCAGCCTCAAACCTGGAGATCATATTTATTCTTGGCGTGCTGCTTATATTTATGCTCATCATggttagttttttttaaaatatatatatatatatatatatatatatatatatatatatatttgtgataaataattttgattttttttgtgtgtacatgaattttaattgtttgaattttgtgatttaattatgatatataaatGTTTATGTAGAAAGTTGTTCTTTATGTTAAATAATATTGTTGATGTAGGGAAAAAATTGTTATTTATGGTAAATAGTGTTGATTTGTGTaaatgaacttttttttttggaattgcTTGCTTTAATCTTGTTGTGGAAGGTTTGTGGTTAACTTAGCACACAATCATGCAAGTACACACTCAAAGCAAATAGGGTAGGGGGAAGAAGTAACTCAAGGATTTTTAGAGTTATGTGATACCTATTATTGGTGGGAGGTGACAAGTATCCCGTTGAATTAGTTTTGGTGCGCGCAAGTTGGTGTGGACACTATGGTTATCAAAAAATTAGAATAACACAAGGATTTTTAGAGTTATCTGATACCTGatgttggtgggaggtgacaaGTATCATGTGGAATTAGTTTCGGTGCGCGCAAGTGGCGTGGAcaccaccaccacaacaacaacaacagcgtaaagtgtacgtagtccataccactacctcagatgaagtaaagaggttgtttccaatagaacCCAGCTCAGGATAGATAATAGtataaccaaagaaaaaaaaaagctaacAACAAAATTGGATAACACACCGTTAGATAACAACAAAACAAGACTCccacaaggtaatactataactatctattcaaaatcatagacattACCAAAACACCATGAACAAGAGACTACAAGAAACTATAGGCGcagatacaaacaaagcactctCCCCTactatcaaaaattaaaaataacaaaagtatttTATGAGGTTCAACTAAGCCTAATCCTCTAGGAAGAAGGAAAGAGTCATTCTTTTTAGAAGCAGAGTAACGAGGAAAGTAAGTCAAAGAAATTGATACGGATGGAGTAGATATTATGGAATTGAGATAATACCTGGGGTCTTCCTAGATTCATCTATAAGTTCTACATGTTATCCTAATTGATGGAGGTCTTAATTTGAATTAACCTTTCTTCTCGCGAGGAAAAAAGGAGAACCTTTTTCTCAAAGCATCCATTTTCTCGCGAATACAATGGACTCAAAGTAGACTTTGTGATGGTTAAAAACAAAGAGTGAAATATGAGACACCTCCGTTGGACTTTAATGTGACGGTTTAGTGGATGCAGCATTTGATATGAGCATAGTCACATTTTTAGAAATATACCGGTCAGCAGGTTGCTGGTTAACGTAGGGTTCCTGATTAAACAGCAGCACTTGGCTAGAGGCTGGTGCAGTATGAGGAGAGGCACTCTAGTAGTTCATTTGATCCTCTACTATTTCTGGGaataatctattttatttttctggaTTTAGTATTGCATTTGATGAAGATATAGGCGATTATTGAGGTCAGAGCAATAATACGTGTGGTGGGTAATGTACTCATTCTTCCTTAGTCAATTCTTTTATGAAATTGTGTTACATGGATTATTGAGTTTCACTACTTTGGTATTGTAATGGAGAACCTTCCAACATTCTGAATGTTCTTTTTGTTCCAAGTTTTAAACTCTTGGCGTGGTCAATATTGCGTGAAACTCATTAACTTAATAGAGCAGCTAAGTATAAGCCATAACGCAGAAGTAGACCAATGATGGTAGGGTCAAAATCCTTTTGAGTCACATTATGAGTAATTTGCTTGCTATGGCGAAGAATTATCGGTCCTTTATGTTAGTTCCAGACAGTTGGCTCTTTGCTAGTCTTCACATTAGTCTAGAGAAGGTTTGAAGTGCATAGCGACTGCTATCCACGCATTTGCACTTTGgcatgttattttaattttttccttgcTTTTGCTTCTGAATCACCCCGACAATCTACTTTAGTGGTGACCGACGAAATATTTTGTGAGCATATTGGATTTGCCTGAATAACAGGTATCTATGTTGGGGATAATAGTGTCGTTCACTTCACAAGACGTGGTCAAGAAGTAGGAACTGGGACTGTTTTGGATCATCTCTTGGTAAGCTCAATTCCAACTCGATCTACTGCTCCTTGTACCGTTTGCACCCCACCATCAGATGGTCACGGAGTAGTCTCATCCTGTTTGGACTGCTTTCTTGCTGGAGGCATCCTGTATCGCTTTGAATATGCTGTGACTCCCGCTATCTTCCTCGCAAAAGCACGTGGAGGAACGTGTACTCTTGCAGTCTCGGATCCAGATGACATCGTGGTCCATCGAGCGAACTACCTCCTTACTAACGGCTTTGGATTGTACAATGTGTTCAAGAACAACTGTGAGGACTTCGCAATTTACTGTAAGACAGGACTGCTCGTCGTAGATCAGAGTACAATGGGACAAAGTGGACAAGCAGTGTCTATAATTGGCGGACCACTTGCAGCTGTCATGTCAACACCACTACGTCTTGTCACTACCAATGTGTACGGGATGGTAGCAACAGCTGTCGGGGTCTATTGTGCAAGTCGCTACGCAGCAGATATTGGCATGCGGAGGGATGTGATGAAGGTGTCTGTTGAAGATCTAACAAGAAGGCTAACGACTGGCTTGTTGCAGGTTGTTGAACCGAGCCTCGCTGCTTTGACACCTACCGTTAGCTAGTATCATTTCGATATGTAATAACGCGTTTTAGAATTGGAAAGTGAGCCTCTTTTGCTGTATGTTCTGAGGCTCTGTTATCTGTTCTACTTTATTAGGTGCTGTTTTGCCTCCAAAACAAGTTGTAATGTGACTATTGTTGATTGTGAATTTGTGACATTGCCCATAGGTCTTCATTCCTACATATGGAAGGAATGTTTtaagtcaagtttccttatttatATACCATATTATTACTATGTTTTATTcgtttttttaaatatattcctaatgaaattattatcattatattatgaATATAGTCAAATCTCACCATAGTGACAACGTTTGTTCAAAAATTTCATGGTTGTTATAGAGAGGTGGTGAGCCTTTGATAATCAAATAAAAGTATGCAAAATTAGAAAGAACATGAATGCAAAAAAGCCAAACATTAATAGTGTTTTTCTTGAAATAACCAACTGATGTGcactatttaaatataattttttttctttaatttgatattCTTAATTGAAATTTACCGTTTGCATGACATTAAAGATGATTATCATtactatttcaatattttaatttttgcataatatatttcttacaaaatattattacataatatttgatTATGTTGTTATAAAGAAGTAATTTTACAAGAAGTGTACAGTTATAATTAACGTCATTGCTGTCATTGCTATTATAGTAGGTAGAATGTAGTTATCGATTCTGATGAAAATCAGGTCGCTATAGTGAAATGACGTTATAACAAAGTGACATTACAGAGAGGTCTGACGGTATATACAACATATCAACTACAAAAATgtcttttttgaagtttttttgataaaatttctcaTGGGGTACAAAGTATTTTTCTTTCCCTAATCCAAGTAGAAAAAAAGTATGACCAACAATACAATATCAAAGTAGTTCTTCACACCTACATAACTCTTTCTGATATCATAATCTTTAGTAAATAACAAGTACATTAATAAACTTAAAGGCTTTGTATTCTGCCAAACATGCTACCAAAATTTTCAATATACATAACAGACATTTAGGACAATGCATATCCAAGTCAAAATTGTATCACTCAGCACCTTGACGCCAAAGAAATTTCGTCGATTGACCTTCAAAAGAAGCTGAATAGCGTATACTTTACCAGTGTGCGGCTCGTCCAGGTTCATGTACCTCACCAGCCACTCAATTGCTTATGGACCTTTGAACTCTGTGAGGATTTCCCACCTTTGTCCTTGTATGTATTCCTCGAGGCAAAGTTCTTCTTCCCCCGATGGGCAGCTTGAATAGCCTTCCTCCTCTGCTTGCTCAGGCTCTTCTCTAGTTCCGGATCATCTTCAGACTCGGTCTCTCCCTCTCCCTCGTCCTGAGGATCAGGCTCTTCCCCAACTTGATGATTATCGTCCTCCTGCAAGAGTAAATATCTTTCGTAAATGCCAAGAGACATGGGACTGTTCAGCCCATGACACAACTGTCAGATAGAAACAACACAAGATGGAATATGCATTGTTAGTTTATTCAATAAGATAGGGAAGCTCCTATAATGTATGATACTTCTCACAAAAAGAAAAGGACAATCCGCTGCCCAGAGCATCCGGCATTCACTCAGGGTCCGAAGCAGGGCAATGCCCCTACCCTAATGGAAAGCATTAACCATGCTCGAATCCGTAATGGACAATCCACTGCACAGAGCATCCGGCGTTCACTCAGGGTCCGAAGAAGGGCTATGCCCCTACCCTAATGGAAGCATTAACCATGCTCTAATCCGTGATCTATAGGTCACACGAAGACAACTTCACCGTTGCTCCAAGGCTCCCGTTCTCAATACTAGGGGCAAAATGATTAGCGTAAGCACACCCTATTCCGTAGAGTGGTGATAAAACATCCTAAATTAATATGGTGACCAATATCCAGAAATTAGATGACTCTACAACACGCTGCTAATCACAGGTAACTTAACACAAACGTTTCGGAGATATCTGATTTACATAAACAGCTATAAGGCTACCAGACTATAAAAAGTTAACTGCCGGTGAACTCTCATCATCGACACATAGTTTTGACAACATGGAGGAAAATTGTATAACTTCTACAGCAGACAATCACAATAGCTTAGGGAACTTCTCTAGAAAGAGTTGTACTAATTA contains:
- the LOC107846358 gene encoding protein LEAD-SENSITIVE 1 translates to MGLLSNRIDRSSLKPGDHIYSWRAAYIYAHHGIYVGDNSVVHFTRRGQEVGTGTVLDHLLVSSIPTRSTAPCTVCTPPSDGHGVVSSCLDCFLAGGILYRFEYAVTPAIFLAKARGGTCTLAVSDPDDIVVHRANYLLTNGFGLYNVFKNNCEDFAIYCKTGLLVVDQSTMGQSGQAVSIIGGPLAAVMSTPLRLVTTNVYGMVATAVGVYCASRYAADIGMRRDVMKVSVEDLTRRLTTGLLQVVEPSLAALTPTVS